The following are encoded in a window of Candidatus Binatus sp. genomic DNA:
- a CDS encoding GNAT family N-acetyltransferase, protein MSVKIESPSGEEALTEFVLFQHRVYEYRSARWAAMVPVQLPILMGDGPFAAGRKFRPFTARVDGDIVARAVAIIDSHYQRHWKEPLGHIVMFEAMPGTRDTVKLMMDAASEWMKAEGATAARAGCGLLEFPFVIDDYETLPPDIARQNPAYYHALLKDAGFETERGWVDYKIEVTPELVARYESALEAGRRAGFEIAALKDLPAARRLRDFEHTWNTAFARHWGATPFSTDELALLFEFFAMFGALETSVLAYRDGQPVGALMVTPATPDGAILKPGRKLGDHEKLNFLGIGVLEAARGRGVNLAMAAYAYLHLIRAGAKYLSYTLVLDDNWPSRRTAEKLGAKVCANYVTYRRNF, encoded by the coding sequence TTGTCAGTCAAAATTGAGTCGCCTTCGGGCGAAGAAGCGCTCACCGAGTTCGTTCTTTTCCAGCATCGGGTTTACGAATACCGCAGCGCGCGATGGGCCGCGATGGTCCCGGTGCAGCTGCCGATCCTGATGGGCGATGGACCGTTCGCCGCCGGGCGCAAGTTCCGGCCGTTCACGGCCCGGGTCGATGGCGATATCGTTGCGCGCGCCGTCGCTATAATCGACAGCCACTATCAACGCCATTGGAAAGAACCGCTTGGGCATATCGTGATGTTCGAGGCGATGCCCGGCACCCGCGACACCGTCAAACTGATGATGGACGCGGCGTCTGAGTGGATGAAGGCGGAGGGCGCGACGGCGGCGCGAGCCGGCTGCGGATTGCTCGAATTTCCGTTCGTGATCGACGACTACGAGACCCTGCCACCCGACATCGCGCGCCAGAATCCAGCGTACTATCACGCGCTGCTCAAGGACGCGGGATTCGAAACCGAGCGCGGATGGGTTGACTATAAGATTGAGGTGACCCCGGAACTGGTCGCGCGCTACGAAAGCGCACTTGAAGCAGGCCGCCGCGCTGGTTTCGAAATCGCCGCGCTGAAGGATCTGCCGGCCGCGCGCCGACTCCGCGATTTCGAGCACACCTGGAACACCGCCTTCGCGCGTCATTGGGGCGCGACTCCCTTCAGCACCGACGAACTCGCACTGCTGTTCGAGTTCTTCGCGATGTTCGGCGCGCTCGAGACCTCGGTGCTGGCGTATCGCGACGGCCAACCGGTCGGCGCCCTGATGGTTACTCCGGCCACTCCCGACGGCGCAATTCTCAAGCCCGGCCGCAAGCTCGGCGATCACGAGAAACTAAACTTTCTCGGCATCGGCGTGCTCGAGGCGGCACGCGGCCGCGGCGTCAACCTTGCGATGGCCGCGTATGCGTACCTGCACCTGATCCGCGCGGGCGCGAAGTATCTCAGTTACACGCTCGTGCTCGACGACAACTGGCCGTCGCGCCGCACGGCGGAAAAGCTGGGCGCCAAGGTGTGCGCGAACTACGTCACCTATCGCCGCAACTTCTGA
- a CDS encoding dodecin family protein, with protein sequence MVEKTIELTGISANSVEEAVQLAISRAGVTIEGIHTAHVEDIAAMVEANQLVRWKVRVKVTFQVKDELHE encoded by the coding sequence ATGGTTGAAAAAACGATCGAGCTCACGGGCATCTCGGCCAACTCGGTCGAAGAGGCCGTGCAATTGGCAATTTCGCGCGCAGGCGTCACGATCGAAGGCATCCACACCGCTCATGTCGAGGACATCGCCGCAATGGTCGAGGCCAACCAATTGGTGCGCTGGAAGGTTCGAGTCAAAGTGACTTTCCAGGTGAAAGACGAGCTGCACGAGTGA